The window AAGCATTTGCGAACTTTGTAGTTGGAAAGACAAATGAGCAATCATGAAAGTTGGGCGAGTATATTGGAAGTCAGTGATCTTGAGATTGGCTTTTCAAATCTGCAATTAGCAAGCAGCATTTCATTTTCTCTGAAGCAGGGGGAATGGATAGGTGTCATGGGATCGAATGGGGTTGGAAAGACGACGCTCATTAAGACATTGCTAGGACTGGTAAGTCCCCGACGAGGAAGAATCACTTTCCTGAGTCAGGCGTTGGAAAAAGCCGAGTCTGCAGACCTACGGAAAAAGTTCGGTTATATACCTCAATCTCTTTTGTCTATTCCTAGTCTTACGCTCTTTGAGTATTACTCAAGTTGTTGGCGTAATCGGTTTTCTCGAAATACATCTTGCTTATCTGAAGAGGTCTTATCCTCACTTCAGGCTGTTCAGCTGCAGGAGAAAAAAGAGATACCACTTTCAAGCTTAAGCGGTGGTGAGCTTAGGCGGGCTCTGTTTGGAGCAACTCTACTCGTAAAACCAAGCTGTTTCATATTTGACGAGCCGACTGTAGCGCTCGATAGTATGGCGGAGCAGGAAATCAGAAATATTCTTGCGAATAATCAGCTCCGGAAGGGCTCCTCTGGAATTATTGTATCTCATGATGAAAAATTTCTGCACGATATTTGCGAGCGGATTCTTGTTTTAACTCCACAGGGGATGAGAGAGCAGTCATGAGTGGTTCTATTCTGTCAGCATCTTCGAGGCTTCGGATCGGAAGTATAGTACTATCGGTAATAGTTCTACTTTTTGCACTCAATGCGGGTGTCTACGAAAGTATTGTGCCGCGTTTTTTTCGTGGAGCACTAACGGCGCAGGAATCCTTTGTTCTTTTTGAGTTGCGTGTGCCACGAGTTCTCATTGCTTTTGCCGCTGGCGCAATTCTTTCTTTGGTCGGGCTGGTATATCAGACATTATTTGTGAATCCATTAGCATCACCATATACCTTAGGTGTGTCTGGATGTGCAGCCGTGGGCTATGTCATTAGTCAGTTTTTTCTGCCTGATTCACTTCGTTCATCGCTTAACACCATCTGCTCTATTATCGGAGGAATTGCGGCTTTATGTGTGTTACTGCCATTTCTGAGGAGTAATAAATTGCGTATGACAGACACGGTCCTCTTATGTGGAGTTTTATTAAGTCTCTTTTGCGGCAGTCTTCTCTTTCTCCTGCAGTATTTTTTAGATCCAGCGGGAATAGTGCAGTTAACCGGATGGTATTTTGGAACCCTGAGTGTTACGGGAATCGAGAAACCGTTACTTCTTTTAGCGCTCTCCCTCATACTTTTACTGATTTTGCGGTACTCTGCTCCAGCGCTCGATCTCCTTCTTCTCGGGGAAGAATATGCGCATGGAATGGGAGTTCCAGTACGTGCATTACAGCTTCGTTTGATTGGATTCACTACACTACTCGTTGCGCTTACCGTAGCCTTTTGTGGTCCGATAGGCTTCATTGGACTTATCATGCCACACTTCGGACGGGCTATGGTTGGTCATTCGCATGCTCGTCTAATAGCCTTTAGCTTTTATAGCGGAGGATTCTTTCTCGTCTTTTGCGACGCAACCGCTCGTATATTAGGAGGTATGCAAGAGATTCCGGTAGGTCTCGTGACTGCTATTATCGGCTGTCCAGTTATGGTTACACTTCTTATGAAGCGGTAGGCCTACTTTCTAGAATCTTCCGATCTGAAGTGCGCTGGATTGAGATGCAAGTTGCACTTTTGGTTCGTCATGCTGTTGTCTTACTCCTTGTGATACCAGAAAGAGCTGATCAATACGCTTGTCTGGTCGGTTGAGTTTGTATTGCAGCTCCCAGAACCTATCAAAGGGTCTTAATGCAAATTTTTCAAGGTGCTTATTGAATTTATAAGCCTTCGCATATTGTGATCCATCTTTAGCCGTAGCAACGACTATAAGAGTCGCCCTCTGGATATCACTACCTCTTTTAATGGTAAATGTACGTTCACCTTTTCCAGTCATTCGCGCTCGATTCTTTTTATTGGGAGTATCAGAGTAATACCACTCAATTGATTGAATATCTTCATCAGTGAATGTTCCTTTGAGTGAGGCACGAAGTGGCGTTGATAGTTTTTTTCTCTTGTCTCCGATCCAATCATATCGAAAGCGAGCTTCTGTAAGAAAAAACTTCGGCTTGAAAGCAGTATCAAGAGCCTGTTTCCTTTTTTGAGAGAGTGAATTGTCAAGAACAGGCTTGAGAGAAATTGCTTTCCACGCTCGTTTGATTCTTCGAGAGGCCTGTTCTTTGATGAGGGCTGCTGTAACCACTGAGTCCCGATAGTCGAGGAACTCAAGTATTGGGACAAGAGGAGCAGCACTACTCGCTTTCTCGTTCAGAAGCGGTGCTAAGGCGCTTTGAAAGCTTTTGAGTTCAAAATGAGACCGCGGGAATTCACTCGAAGAGAGGATAGAAAGGAGCTCAGATGAATCCTTAAGTACTCTTTCGAGAGTAGCTTGTATGTTGGGCTTTCTGACATCATCCCATGAAAGCACCGCAAAGTTTGGAGACCTTACCTCAGGTTCAAGTAGGGGCTGGATATGAGAAACATCTCTTATATCTGAGATGGTCTGGCGGGCACGAATGCCAACATTCGCAACTTCTGAAGACACTGCCATGGGAGTTGTCTGAACCCCAATATCTTGAGGATCATATTGTTCTCGAGTATTCATGGAGCTCGGTTTCGAGGTAGCGATAAGTTCGTCGATCGTATTTGACGATACCTGTCGAGCGACTCTATGACTCTGTACCTGTAGTGTATGAGAAACGTGTTCTGACTGTATCGGTTTAATCCCTAGAATTTCCGGGAGAAATATTCCAGCAGTTACTGCTATCAGAAGACTCAGCCCAAGAAGAATATTTCTTCGTAATATCCATGAGTCATTTTTTGAATAGAGTAGAGATGTCATCATTGATTTTCTCTCAATTAACTATGCTATGGAAACCAGAGCATTCACAGTCAACGATAGGAGACCGAAGCCCTATGAGCACCAATAGAAAACCAAATATCGAAAACGGGAGTAAAAACGGGTCGAGAACTGCGCATCAGTCAGTCCTGTATATGCTTTATTATGACTCCATTTTTGGGGTAGGTGACATGTCAGAGGAAGTTTTTACATATATATAAGCATAACAAGGAGTTAGGGCGGATAAGGAGTGGGCGAGGCATCTCGGGAGGATACGCCTTTGATCGTGATCCTCCTCTGGTGCGCACGGCAGTATTGAGGGAAAGAGAGCCTGGTGTTCGTAGGGGTGACCATTTTGTAGGTCTATGGCATCCTTACGGTTATCTTTGAATCCCTGATTCCGTATTTACAAGGGCTCTTCCGTACTGAGTTCATGTTTCGGAAAGATTCCTACACAGAGAGAAAAAGAGTTTAAAAGATTCCGCTCTTAAGGAAAGCGGGAGTGTGTTGTTACAAAAGGTATTATGTCAGATTTCACTGAAGGTGCTTCAATTCGAAATATCGCAATCATTGCGCACGTAGATCACGGTAAAACTACACTTGTAGATCATTTGTTCCGTCATAGTGGTGCCTTACAGCGAGGAGAAGATGCAGTAGAGCGAGTAATGGATAGTATGGATCTTGAGCGTGAACGAGGCATAACTATCTCTGCAAAAAACTGCTCGGTCGATTGGAAGGGAACGAAAATCAATATTCTTGATACGCCGGGACACTCTGATTTTGGTGGAGAGGTTGAGCGCTCATTGAGTATGGTCGATGGTGTCGTGCTATTAGTTGATGCTGCAGAGGGTCCTCTTCCTCAGACACGCTTTGTCCTCAAGAAGGCTCTGGAATTAAACCTTGAAGTCATTGTGTGCTTAAACAAAATTGATCGTTCCGATGCTCGACCAGAGGAAGTGTTAAACGAAGTTTATGACCTTTTTATTGATCTTGATGCAACTGAAGAGCAGATTGAGTTT is drawn from bacterium and contains these coding sequences:
- a CDS encoding ABC transporter ATP-binding protein → MSNHESWASILEVSDLEIGFSNLQLASSISFSLKQGEWIGVMGSNGVGKTTLIKTLLGLVSPRRGRITFLSQALEKAESADLRKKFGYIPQSLLSIPSLTLFEYYSSCWRNRFSRNTSCLSEEVLSSLQAVQLQEKKEIPLSSLSGGELRRALFGATLLVKPSCFIFDEPTVALDSMAEQEIRNILANNQLRKGSSGIIVSHDEKFLHDICERILVLTPQGMREQS
- a CDS encoding iron ABC transporter permease, with product MSGSILSASSRLRIGSIVLSVIVLLFALNAGVYESIVPRFFRGALTAQESFVLFELRVPRVLIAFAAGAILSLVGLVYQTLFVNPLASPYTLGVSGCAAVGYVISQFFLPDSLRSSLNTICSIIGGIAALCVLLPFLRSNKLRMTDTVLLCGVLLSLFCGSLLFLLQYFLDPAGIVQLTGWYFGTLSVTGIEKPLLLLALSLILLLILRYSAPALDLLLLGEEYAHGMGVPVRALQLRLIGFTTLLVALTVAFCGPIGFIGLIMPHFGRAMVGHSHARLIAFSFYSGGFFLVFCDATARILGGMQEIPVGLVTAIIGCPVMVTLLMKR
- a CDS encoding GTP-binding protein, translated to MSDFTEGASIRNIAIIAHVDHGKTTLVDHLFRHSGALQRGEDAVERVMDSMDLERERGITISAKNCSVDWKGTKINILDTPGHSDFGGEVERSLSMVDGVVLLVDAAEGPLPQTRFVLKKALELNLEVIVCLNKIDRSDARPEEVLNEVYDLFIDLDATEEQIEFPVLYLVARDGIAKRRLDDADGNLSLLLDQILETMPPPRGDISKPFQMLVANLDYNDYLGRLAVGRVVHGEVRSRDPLVRIGAEGTPLPLKVSSLQAYSGTQVQPLETARAGDIILLAGLDEVEIGDTI